The following DNA comes from Brassica oleracea var. oleracea cultivar TO1000 chromosome C5, BOL, whole genome shotgun sequence.
CATGATGGAGTATGATTGCATGTAGTACTCGAAATCCTCGCCTTGGAGCTTCGCGAATCCGACCTCTGCGTCGCTGCCTCCTCCTACGGCGGAAGCCATGGCGCGTGTGAAAGTCTCCGGTGAATTTGATTTGAATTAGGGTTTGCGAATCGTGGTAGTTTCTGGAACTGGAAATGATCTGTTTGGATAATTGGTTTAGCTTATCCAGTGTCATCGAAGCTTCTTTAGGTGAAATGACTATTACACCCTTGTGGTTTAGCGAGGCCTCAGTAAAAAGGCTTTGTGAGACATTGTTACGGGCCTTATGGCTCCGTTAAGTTCAAGTTATAAGTATTTTGATAGAAAAAAAAAATATTTTGCAAATTTCAGTTGTAAATTTTGTTTTTTAACAAAAAAAAAAGTTGTGAACTTTTAAAAATGACTATAGTCAAAGCTTCAATTGGTGACTTAATTGAACAGAAAAATGAATAAAATAATAAATAAAATTCAGTTGAGAAAATGAAAAAATAGAAATATAGGAATTTAGGTTCAATTTATTCCCCATCAAAATTGGAAGAAGAATTATATTTTTTCATCGTTGAGAAAATGAGAAGAATAGAATGGGACCTATGTGACTGTAATTTGACAAAAAAAAAAAAATTAACATAATCAGTATCAAAACTAAGAAATAAAAATTTCACCATTATTTTGTTCATAAAATGTTGTCACCAATTGAAGTTAAAATAAGTTGTAAGTTTAAGTTGTAAACCTATAAAAAGGGGTAATCTTAAAAATTTACAAATAGTTTGAACATTAAGTTGTAAATTACGTGTCTTGTTTACATGTAAGTTGTGAAACCAATTACTTGTTATTAAAATTCACTAATCATAATAAGCAAAAGGTCCATCCATGTTCATCACATGGAACAAGATCCTCCAAGACCAACCTGTCACACCAGACTTTTCCTCTGTTTGCTTCTTCTCACAAAGTGCACACTTGAACCCCCAAAAAAAAACATTTTCTCCAATTTTTTTATACAAATTAACAAAAAGAAAATTAGAAGAAAAATAAAAAAAGTGGTAAGAGAACAAGTCCAGCTTAAAGAAGCTCATCTCTTTACTCATTTCACGATTCCCCCGTCTCGTGTTTCTCTCACGCACTTGTGTCTTTGAGTTTCCTCCTCTTCTCTTCTTTTGGTCTTTCATCAAAAAGACCAAAGTTGATGTTTTTACAGCCCTAAACAGAGACAGCCACATACATGTGTTATGTCCCCATAATCCCATTATTACCACCATTTCACACTTCTCTCCTAAAATTTCCAGATCCGACACAAACCCATCTCAGAGCAGAATCTGCAGAATCAAGAGCCATAGAGAGAGAATGGGAGTGATATTGGACTCTTGGTGCTTCTGCAAAGGAGTAAGCAAAAGCGAGAAGATGAAAGGTTCGATTTTCTCCGGCAAAGCTCCGGCGATGGCTCGAATCTCCGTCTCCGGACCAAACGGTACTGTTACTTCCGGAACAGGATTCCTCATTCATCGGAATCTACTCCTCACCACTCACCTTAATCTCCCTTCCGTCTCCGCCACCGAAACCGCCGAGGTCCGCCTCCAGAACGGCGTCGCCGCCGCTCTCTTCCCTCACAGGTCCCCACACCACTCTCTTTGTCTCCTGTATTGTCGGTTGCACGATCCGGTTAAACTTTTTAAACCAATGCGATTAAAAATGGCTCTAATTCATATTTTTGAAATAAAGGTGGAACCTTTATACTGTATAGTTATGCCTATATGGTATGATTCTGGATCTCATGTCTAAATTTGGTAACTTTTAGCTTCACCTTGTGGTTAATTATTGAAGAATCCTTGCAAGTTTCTCTGCATTTGTTCACTGATTATATAAAAATGGCTCTAATTCATATTTTGAAATAAAGGTGAAACCTTTATACTGTATAGTTATGTCTATATGGTAATGATTCTGGATCTCATGTCTAAATTTAGCAACTTTTAGCTTCACCTTGTGGTTAATTATTGAAGAATGTTTCTCTGCATTTGTTCATTGATTATCTAAAAATGCAATTCATATTTTGAAATAAAGGTGAAACCTTTATAGTATACTGTAATCATGTTTATATGATAATGATTCTTGATCTATTATCTAAATATAGTAACTTTGGCCAATGGTTTACTTGATGCTACTTGCAGGTTTTTCATCACAAGTTCGGTTATTGATCTGACCATAGTTGGAGTAGACCTTGTTGATGGTGGAGACTCAAACTCTCAGAGTCAAACCCAACAACAGCCACATTACCTGAAGACATGTTCTAAACCAAACCTGGAGTTAGGAAGTGTAGTGTACCTTTTAGGCTACGCTGCTCAGAACGAGCTCAAGATTGGTGAGGGGAAGCTAGTGGTAGCTACAGACAGTCTCATCAAACTATCTACTGATGAAATGATATGGAGTCCTGGATCAGCTGGGTTTGATGTTCAAGGGAATCTCGCATTCATGATCTGTGATCCGAGGAAGCTAGCTACATCACCAGCCTCAACTTCTACATCTTCCTCATCATCATTGAAGAAAGATAACAACAAGACGCTGATGATGCAGTTTGGTATACCAATGCCTGTGATCTGTGACTGGCTGAATCAGCATTGGGAAGGTAGTTTGGATGAGCATACGAGTAAACCTAAGCTGCCTCTCATTAGGTTAATGTCTTCTGGTCAGAAGAGTGAGCGTTCTTGTGCTTCTTTCACCATGCGCCCTGTCTTCAAGCCAACTGACTCTGCTGCTGATGTGGGAACACCATCTTCATCTAACGCTAGAGATCAAACTGAGGGAGACAAGGAGGAAAAAGAAGAAGAAACCTCAAGAAAGTTAACTACTTCTACAACTCATGCACAAGGCATCCCAACCCCTGAGATATATGAATCGCCAAAGCTAACTTCAAGCCCTTTAAGAAAGGACTCTGGTGGTGGTCAAGTCCATCTTTTGGATATCAACTTCCCGCCACGTGTACCTAAAGTCCCAACCTATCTTCCTCAGCTCAACTATCCACCACAGAGTAGTAACCATATGGTGGAAGAGGCTGAGATAGCCTCCGAGGGATCAGACGCGCAGATTGCTTCAACAGGCTCAGTGAACGGCGCTCTCAGCGAGGTCATCTCAAGCTCACCACCACCAGAAGCAGCTCACTATGTATATCACCACAATCATGGATACAGCAGCGAGGAAGAGACAACAATGTACTCTGCAGAGACAGCCGAGAGCCGAAACTATCCAACACCTCCAGCGAAAAGCTGTGTTGGAAGGAGCCAAAGCTGTGTGAGCTCCTCCGGCAGATGGGGAACGCCTCAGAAGAGTTTGAGCGGTAGAAGAGCAATGCTGGAGAAGCAAAGAAGCTTTGTCCATGGGAATAATAAGATGCATTCACAAGGAGGAGCAACCTCTCAGAGGAGTAATGACTATTACAGCCCAACGGTGTCATCAATCATGAAGAAAAGGAATAATAGTTCGGAGAAACCGGTTTTCAAACCGGTGCCTAGACCTAGAGCTGCTAGCCCTTCTTCCCAGAGATGGATGTTCTGAGACCAAGAGAAAAGAGCCAAAACTTTTGATGTCTTGTACTACTAATTTGATTTCAACTCTTGTGCAGGCATATTGAAGAGAGACGTTACCAATAGAAAAACATACAGTCTTGCATTCTTGTATTAGTTCAAAAAAAAAAAACTTTTGTTTTTGCTATCATGTTTTATATGAGAATGACACCTTAAGAACAAACTTATAAGTTATATATGTTGAGAGTAAACTGTGGACCAATATGGATATGCCATTCACTGCCTTCTAGCTCTTACTAGCTTATACTGATCTAACAGATGTACCTAATACAATTATAAGGTGAGACTGTAATAGCGCACCGATGCAGAATGCTTTCTTAAGATTCAACCATGTATCTCAACAATAAAGAGTCGCTCAGATTAACAAGATACTGATGATATACATCTAAAGATTTCTTCATTGGTTCCTAAACGTTTCTCTCACTAAGCAGAACGGTATTCACATTACAAAAGGATAACTCATGAACAAACATGTTCTTCACTGTTCCCACATCAGTCTTCTCAAGGGTAGGCGCCGATAGAGTTAGACCATTTCAAACCCTGCAAAGAAAGTGGGGACATAAACAAAATCAGAACACTGAAGGATTCTTGTTGAAAATAAAGATCGACCACAAGACTTACTTACTTACTAGTGATGTTTCTGTGGATCACTCATCTGGTGGTTGGAAGGAAGACTCGAATGAGGTCTTTAGCAATGACCCTTTTTCTACACGTAGGGCATTTAGCTTGAACTGACA
Coding sequences within:
- the LOC106295920 gene encoding uncharacterized protein LOC106295920, with the translated sequence MGVILDSWCFCKGVSKSEKMKGSIFSGKAPAMARISVSGPNGTVTSGTGFLIHRNLLLTTHLNLPSVSATETAEVRLQNGVAAALFPHRFFITSSVIDLTIVGVDLVDGGDSNSQSQTQQQPHYLKTCSKPNLELGSVVYLLGYAAQNELKIGEGKLVVATDSLIKLSTDEMIWSPGSAGFDVQGNLAFMICDPRKLATSPASTSTSSSSSLKKDNNKTLMMQFGIPMPVICDWLNQHWEGSLDEHTSKPKLPLIRLMSSGQKSERSCASFTMRPVFKPTDSAADVGTPSSSNARDQTEGDKEEKEEETSRKLTTSTTHAQGIPTPEIYESPKLTSSPLRKDSGGGQVHLLDINFPPRVPKVPTYLPQLNYPPQSSNHMVEEAEIASEGSDAQIASTGSVNGALSEVISSSPPPEAAHYVYHHNHGYSSEEETTMYSAETAESRNYPTPPAKSCVGRSQSCVSSSGRWGTPQKSLSGRRAMLEKQRSFVHGNNKMHSQGGATSQRSNDYYSPTVSSIMKKRNNSSEKPVFKPVPRPRAASPSSQRWMF